In the genome of Blastopirellula marina, one region contains:
- a CDS encoding sugar phosphate isomerase/epimerase family protein, with the protein MPTNAHLNRRSWLAATSGLAAGSLLTGSAVASEPITHRTAPKFKLSLAAYSYRNLLKDSKSGVTLETFIDDCAKMQLDGTELTSYYFPADPTAEYLYGLKAHAFRQGLSVSGTAIGNDFGHPPGEARDQQIALTKAWIEHAAKLNAPVIRVFAGHQKKGSSVEETHRLMVEGLNEVCQYAGQHGVFLALENHGGPTATAEGLLKIVHDVDSEWFGVNLDSGNFHSDDIYGELAQVAPYAINAQIKVVVSGPDKKKVPTDFKRVFNILKEANYRGFVVLEYEEAGDPREECPKFVEQLREAMA; encoded by the coding sequence ATGCCAACCAATGCGCATCTCAATCGTCGATCTTGGCTAGCCGCCACGTCAGGTCTGGCGGCCGGAAGTCTCCTTACCGGGTCAGCAGTCGCTTCCGAGCCGATCACCCATCGCACGGCCCCCAAATTCAAACTCAGCCTGGCCGCTTACAGCTACCGCAATTTACTAAAAGATTCTAAGTCAGGCGTCACGCTTGAAACGTTCATCGACGACTGTGCCAAGATGCAATTAGACGGCACGGAATTAACATCGTACTACTTTCCAGCCGATCCCACGGCGGAATACCTTTATGGCCTCAAAGCGCATGCGTTCCGCCAAGGGCTTAGCGTTTCAGGAACCGCAATCGGTAACGATTTCGGCCATCCGCCTGGGGAAGCTCGCGATCAACAAATCGCCTTAACCAAAGCTTGGATCGAGCATGCCGCGAAGCTGAATGCTCCCGTTATTCGCGTCTTTGCAGGCCATCAGAAGAAAGGATCGAGCGTGGAAGAAACGCATCGATTGATGGTCGAAGGTCTGAATGAAGTATGCCAATACGCTGGCCAGCATGGTGTCTTTCTCGCCTTGGAAAATCACGGCGGACCAACAGCTACGGCGGAAGGTCTACTGAAGATTGTTCACGACGTGGATAGCGAGTGGTTCGGCGTGAACCTCGACTCAGGAAACTTCCATAGCGACGACATCTATGGCGAATTGGCTCAGGTCGCTCCCTACGCCATCAATGCTCAGATAAAGGTCGTGGTCTCTGGGCCGGACAAGAAAAAAGTCCCGACCGACTTCAAGCGGGTGTTTAACATCCTGAAAGAAGCCAATTACCGTGGCTTCGTTGTTCTCGAGTACGAAGAAGCAGGCGATCCACGCGAAGAATGCCCCAAATTCGTCGAACAGCTTCGCGAAGCCATGGCTTAG